Within Paenibacillus sp. RUD330, the genomic segment GCCTGCCAAAGGAGACGATTGAAATGTCCGCCCAACCTCCCAGGCCGCCTTCCTATACGATTCCCTCTACCAAGCTGGATGCTCTGGACCGTCGGATCACCGAACTGCTCCGCCTCAACTCGCGGATGTCCTATACGGATATCAGCAAGGAAGTAGGCATCTCCAGGGTCGGCGTCCAAGCGCGGGTTAATGCCTTGATCGAGAACGGCACCCTGGAGAGGTTCACCGTCTTGGTCAATCCCGAGAAGATCGGCATGAACGTTTCGGCCTTTTTTCATGTTGAAGTCGAACCTCATCGTCTCAGCGAAGTGGCGCGGCGGCTGTCGGACGAGCCTGCCGTCACCGCGCTTCACCATATGACCGGTCCGAGCAAGCTGCATATGCACGCCGTATTCGCCACGATGC encodes:
- a CDS encoding Lrp/AsnC family transcriptional regulator, giving the protein MSAQPPRPPSYTIPSTKLDALDRRITELLRLNSRMSYTDISKEVGISRVGVQARVNALIENGTLERFTVLVNPEKIGMNVSAFFHVEVEPHRLSEVARRLSDEPAVTALHHMTGPSKLHMHAVFATMQEMEAFLQERLYNLPGIAGVESQLLIKKYKY